Proteins from a genomic interval of Paenibacillus lentus:
- a CDS encoding PSP1 domain-containing protein, with protein sequence MYTVVGVRFKKAGKIYYFDPLELPVEKEQSVIVETARGIEYGKVVVGKKEVGESDVVLPLKKVIRIADDTDARVVEENKLAAKNAFATCLNKIRDHDLKMKLVDVEFTFDRNKIIFYFTAEGRVDFRELVKDLASIFRTRIELRQIGVRDEAKMLGGIGPCGRVLCCSSWLGDFEPVSIKMAKDQSLSLNPTKISGLCGRLMCCLKFEHDNYESVKEELPSVGKMVVTSLGEGKVVGLNAGSRSVHVQLFEIGKVKELPLDDVVVK encoded by the coding sequence TTGTACACTGTAGTAGGTGTTCGCTTTAAGAAAGCGGGCAAAATATATTATTTCGATCCTCTGGAGCTTCCAGTTGAGAAGGAACAGAGCGTCATCGTTGAGACGGCGCGAGGAATCGAATACGGTAAGGTTGTCGTCGGGAAGAAGGAGGTTGGGGAATCAGATGTCGTTCTTCCGCTGAAGAAGGTGATCCGGATTGCTGACGATACTGATGCCCGTGTTGTGGAAGAGAACAAGCTTGCGGCAAAGAACGCTTTTGCCACTTGTTTAAATAAAATTAGAGATCATGATCTCAAAATGAAACTGGTTGATGTAGAGTTTACATTTGACCGCAATAAAATCATTTTTTATTTCACAGCTGAAGGCCGAGTTGATTTCCGTGAACTTGTTAAGGATTTAGCGAGTATTTTCCGTACCCGGATCGAACTCCGCCAAATTGGAGTACGGGATGAAGCAAAGATGCTCGGCGGAATAGGCCCTTGTGGGCGGGTGCTCTGCTGTTCATCCTGGTTGGGCGATTTTGAGCCTGTATCGATCAAGATGGCTAAGGATCAGAGCTTGTCGCTTAACCCGACAAAGATCTCCGGACTTTGTGGAAGGCTGATGTGCTGTTTGAAATTTGAGCATGATAACTATGAAAGCGTGAAGGAAGAATTGCCATCGGTAGGTAAGATGGTGGTTACTTCACTTGGCGAAGGGAAAGTCGTGGGGCTGAATGCGGGCTCGCGTTCGGTTCATGTGCAGTTATTTGAAATAGGCAAAGTCAAGGAACTTCCTTTAGATGATGTTGTCGTTAAGTAA
- a CDS encoding sigma factor G inhibitor Gin encodes MDEHAHNTCIICGEHKLEGIHIVSEFICDACEAEMIHTDVQEEKYHFFIHRMKQIWVQKNA; translated from the coding sequence ATGGACGAACATGCGCATAATACATGTATTATATGTGGTGAGCACAAGTTGGAAGGAATTCATATTGTGTCCGAATTTATATGCGATGCTTGTGAGGCGGAAATGATTCACACAGATGTGCAGGAAGAAAAGTACCATTTCTTTATTCATCGAATGAAGCAGATATGGGTACAGAAGAATGCGTAA
- a CDS encoding cyclic-di-AMP receptor — MKLIIAIVQDKDSNRLSSALVKENYRATKLASTGGFLRAGNTTFMIGVDDNQVESVLNVIRSSCKVREQLVTPVTPMSGTTDSYLPLPVEVQVGGATVFVLPVDRFEHF, encoded by the coding sequence ATGAAACTGATCATTGCGATTGTCCAAGATAAAGACAGCAATCGTCTATCCAGTGCGCTTGTGAAGGAGAACTATCGGGCGACGAAGCTAGCAAGTACCGGCGGATTTTTGCGGGCGGGGAATACGACGTTTATGATCGGGGTAGATGATAATCAGGTAGAATCCGTATTGAATGTCATCCGCAGCAGTTGCAAAGTTCGTGAACAGCTTGTCACGCCAGTGACGCCGATGAGCGGAACCACCGATTCGTATTTGCCGCTGCCGGTTGAAGTGCAGGTAGGTGGAGCGACCGTCTTCGTTCTGCCGGTAGACCGTTTCGAACATTTCTAG
- the holB gene encoding DNA polymerase III subunit delta', translating into MSFEQIIGQDVAKGLLQSGLRRNQISHAYIFSGPPGSGQKAMAMAFVQALFCTEHEDDACGECLECRKVLHGNHPDLHYIAPEGSTIKIDQIRDLQRIFSYRSESGNPKAYIIDESEKMTVQAANSLLKFLEEPPSPAVAILLSDNGRALLPTIQSRAQWVPFTPLDPEQMLQFLSNEGFSPTLSRCAVHLAAGLGPCRELLQQNWFAEIRNVVLQLGKESAGRGGTPLITAQQIIFKAGLSDHLDMLFNLFHLWFKDMLLALYHRHDQIVFIDELDFINRHASSRSQEYWVQAMALAADSRKKLRQNMNGQLCVEQFLIGVGGYQ; encoded by the coding sequence ATGTCATTTGAGCAAATTATTGGTCAGGATGTGGCTAAAGGTCTGCTTCAGAGCGGGCTTCGCCGCAATCAAATATCACATGCTTATATATTCAGCGGGCCCCCGGGAAGCGGGCAGAAGGCGATGGCGATGGCATTTGTCCAGGCGTTGTTCTGTACAGAGCATGAAGACGATGCTTGCGGGGAATGCCTGGAATGCCGCAAGGTGCTGCATGGCAATCACCCTGATCTTCATTATATCGCCCCTGAGGGCTCAACTATCAAGATTGATCAAATCCGCGACTTGCAGCGGATTTTCTCATATCGATCGGAAAGTGGAAATCCGAAGGCATATATTATTGACGAGTCAGAAAAAATGACGGTGCAGGCAGCCAATAGTTTGCTGAAGTTTCTGGAGGAGCCGCCGTCTCCGGCAGTCGCTATATTATTGTCGGATAATGGCCGAGCCTTACTCCCGACGATCCAATCGCGGGCCCAATGGGTGCCATTTACCCCGCTCGATCCAGAACAGATGCTCCAATTTTTATCGAATGAGGGATTTTCACCCACCCTATCGCGATGCGCTGTTCACTTGGCGGCAGGATTAGGCCCGTGCCGTGAGCTTTTGCAGCAGAATTGGTTTGCAGAAATTAGAAACGTAGTGTTACAATTAGGGAAGGAATCCGCAGGACGTGGCGGGACTCCTTTAATTACAGCGCAGCAGATTATTTTCAAGGCAGGTCTGAGCGACCATTTGGACATGTTATTTAATCTTTTCCATTTGTGGTTTAAGGACATGCTCCTTGCGCTCTATCATAGACATGACCAAATCGTTTTTATAGATGAGCTGGATTTTATCAACAGACATGCTTCAAGCCGGAGCCAGGAGTATTGGGTTCAGGCGATGGCGCTCGCGGCGGATAGCCGAAAGAAGCTTAGACAGAATATGAATGGCCAGCTCTGCGTTGAGCAGTTTTTGATCGGTGTTGGGGGGTACCAATAG
- a CDS encoding YaaR family protein, translating into MKIDPGFRPLNSGLGINDGPAKPVQSKTFSDVMQQQGERASQEELNRRFKEIQLQGDRLARSMTIRELKAYRLLVKRFMEDTVRRGVGMKDSRGWDRRGRGKRYKLLDEIDAALLEMADELLETEQGKIELLQKIGEIRGMLINLVF; encoded by the coding sequence ATGAAGATAGATCCGGGGTTCAGGCCGTTGAACAGTGGGTTAGGGATCAATGATGGTCCTGCAAAACCAGTACAATCCAAGACTTTCTCCGACGTTATGCAGCAGCAGGGAGAGCGAGCTTCCCAGGAAGAACTGAATCGCCGTTTCAAAGAAATTCAGCTTCAAGGCGACCGTCTGGCACGTTCTATGACCATTCGTGAATTAAAGGCGTATCGTCTTCTCGTCAAAAGATTTATGGAGGATACGGTGCGGCGTGGTGTGGGTATGAAGGATTCCCGAGGATGGGATCGTCGCGGACGGGGGAAGCGCTACAAACTATTAGATGAAATCGATGCAGCATTGCTGGAGATGGCTGATGAGTTGCTTGAAACAGAGCAAGGGAAGATTGAACTGCTTCAGAAGATAGGCGAGATCAGAGGTATGTTAATCAATCTCGTTTTTTAA
- a CDS encoding aminotransferase class I/II-fold pyridoxal phosphate-dependent enzyme codes for MSDNVKHGAPLYEALLRYKKANHASFHVPGHKNGQAYRIGSYDSMTELTGLMGIDVTEITGTDDLHHPEGVIKEAQQHAASLFGAEETYFLVGGSTAGNLALILSVCTAPGDVLLVQRNVHKSVIHGLMLAHAQAVFLAPQIHGASGLATIPSIETVREALRRHPGAKGLLVTHPNYYGMGASLAELAELCHAHGVPLLVDEAHGAHYGLHPAMPVSALAQGADGVVQSTHKMLAALTMGAMLHVQGSLLDRSLVRQRLAMVQSSSPSYPIMASLDLSRHLLEQQGQDAFNEGLAAAEWLRHTIQTALRRFGILEIGASGGDAAYTTQDPFKLVLYDAAGCWSGYELQQKLETAGCIPEMSDERYVVLALSLGTTMEDAERLYHALQRMVDEAGNGFATGLENRHDHHGNLDSKLDPPSCSNDPHAGSCAREKQEHGIGQQVQAEAQVQAQAKEQALAEEEAVEQAQAEEEAEEQEEQEEQALVLAQEQAQAQEQVQAKSQSQEEQSQQQQLGYTREHKYGQKDKVSSISKSVSTWNIDADMEEKVSVLVPFSMQPQSQEKIEAVSIEDSMGRISAEMIIPYPPGIPLLYPGEAISERTMNRLKGLRQSGAKCQGAADSQLKTIFVYKQYDKEQTKGRSTDEE; via the coding sequence ATGTCTGACAATGTGAAGCATGGGGCTCCTTTATACGAAGCCCTGCTTCGATACAAAAAGGCGAATCATGCTTCTTTTCACGTACCGGGCCATAAAAATGGCCAAGCTTATAGGATCGGCAGTTACGATTCTATGACAGAATTGACCGGGCTCATGGGAATCGATGTGACGGAGATTACCGGCACAGATGATCTTCACCATCCGGAGGGAGTGATTAAGGAAGCACAGCAGCATGCTGCGTCTTTATTCGGAGCGGAGGAGACGTATTTTCTTGTCGGCGGCAGTACAGCCGGCAACCTGGCACTGATCCTGAGCGTGTGTACCGCTCCAGGTGACGTGCTGCTTGTGCAGCGCAATGTGCATAAATCCGTGATTCACGGACTTATGCTCGCGCACGCACAAGCGGTGTTCCTTGCGCCGCAAATACATGGCGCAAGCGGGCTCGCCACCATCCCGTCCATCGAGACGGTGCGTGAGGCCCTGCGCCGGCATCCCGGCGCCAAAGGGCTGCTCGTCACGCACCCGAACTACTACGGGATGGGCGCGTCGCTGGCAGAGCTTGCGGAGCTCTGCCACGCTCACGGCGTGCCGCTGCTCGTCGACGAGGCGCACGGCGCGCACTATGGGCTGCACCCGGCTATGCCGGTGTCTGCGTTAGCCCAAGGCGCTGATGGCGTCGTGCAGTCGACGCACAAGATGCTCGCCGCCCTTACGATGGGGGCGATGCTGCATGTGCAGGGCAGCTTGCTCGACCGCAGTCTGGTGCGTCAGCGGCTCGCGATGGTGCAGAGCTCTAGCCCATCTTATCCGATCATGGCTTCGCTTGATTTAAGCCGCCATTTGCTGGAGCAGCAGGGCCAAGACGCTTTTAACGAGGGTCTTGCAGCGGCAGAATGGCTCCGCCATACGATTCAAACGGCATTGCGCCGGTTTGGTATTCTTGAGATAGGCGCCAGCGGAGGAGATGCTGCATATACTACTCAAGATCCGTTCAAACTTGTTCTTTATGATGCGGCTGGCTGTTGGAGTGGCTATGAGCTGCAGCAGAAGTTGGAGACAGCAGGCTGCATACCGGAGATGAGCGATGAGCGTTACGTAGTTCTGGCGTTGAGCCTGGGAACGACGATGGAGGATGCTGAGCGCTTATATCATGCGTTGCAGAGGATGGTGGATGAGGCAGGCAACGGGTTTGCAACCGGGCTGGAGAACAGGCATGATCATCACGGCAACCTAGACAGTAAGCTAGATCCGCCGTCATGCAGCAATGATCCTCACGCTGGGAGCTGCGCACGAGAGAAGCAGGAGCATGGAATTGGGCAGCAGGTACAAGCAGAAGCACAAGTTCAAGCTCAAGCAAAAGAGCAAGCACTAGCAGAAGAGGAAGCAGTAGAACAAGCTCAAGCAGAAGAGGAAGCAGAAGAACAAGAAGAACAAGAAGAACAAGCACTAGTTCTAGCTCAAGAACAAGCACAAGCACAAGAACAAGTACAAGCAAAATCACAATCACAAGAAGAACAGTCACAGCAGCAACAGTTAGGGTACACGAGAGAGCATAAGTATGGGCAGAAGGATAAGGTATCTTCTATCTCAAAGTCAGTTTCCACGTGGAACATTGATGCTGATATGGAAGAGAAGGTATCCGTTCTGGTGCCTTTCTCTATGCAGCCGCAATCTCAGGAGAAAATAGAGGCGGTTAGTATAGAAGACAGTATGGGCCGAATCTCTGCGGAAATGATCATTCCTTACCCGCCAGGTATTCCCCTGCTTTATCCAGGAGAGGCTATTTCGGAAAGAACGATGAATCGTTTGAAGGGATTGCGCCAATCTGGAGCGAAATGTCAGGGAGCTGCGGACTCTCAACTTAAAACTATTTTCGTTTATAAGCAATATGATAAAGAGCAAACAAAAGGCAGGAGTACCGATGAAGAGTAA
- the tmk gene encoding dTMP kinase — MKSKGLFITLEGGEGSGKTTMLQLLSSMLLEQGLPSMTTREPGGIVIAEKIREVILAPEHTAMDGRTEALLYAAARRQHLTEKVEPALEEGIIVLCDRFIDSSLAYQGHARGLGIEEVLAINSFAMNGRFPDLTFYMDIEPEEGLARIASGEGREVNRLDMESLEFHHKVREGYRIAAQMYPQRIVTIDASRTLEEVSEEMKRYLFAALKEFAV; from the coding sequence ATGAAGAGTAAAGGATTGTTTATAACGCTGGAGGGCGGGGAAGGATCAGGCAAGACGACCATGCTGCAGTTGCTAAGTTCAATGCTTCTGGAGCAGGGGCTTCCGAGTATGACAACAAGAGAGCCCGGAGGAATCGTTATTGCAGAAAAAATACGCGAGGTCATCCTGGCGCCGGAGCATACGGCAATGGATGGAAGAACCGAAGCGCTGCTTTACGCGGCGGCGAGGAGACAGCATTTGACGGAGAAGGTGGAGCCTGCGCTGGAGGAAGGAATCATCGTTCTATGTGATCGTTTTATTGATAGCAGCCTTGCCTATCAAGGTCATGCCAGGGGCCTCGGCATTGAAGAAGTACTGGCCATTAACAGCTTTGCGATGAACGGCCGATTTCCTGATTTGACATTCTATATGGACATCGAGCCGGAAGAGGGACTCGCACGGATCGCTTCAGGAGAAGGACGCGAGGTCAACAGACTGGATATGGAGAGCCTGGAGTTCCATCATAAAGTGAGGGAAGGTTACAGGATCGCTGCACAGATGTATCCACAGCGGATAGTTACCATCGATGCTTCCAGAACATTGGAAGAGGTCAGTGAAGAAATGAAGAGGTATCTTTTTGCAGCGTTAAAGGAATTTGCAGTGTGA